One stretch of Glycine soja cultivar W05 chromosome 7, ASM419377v2, whole genome shotgun sequence DNA includes these proteins:
- the LOC114418911 gene encoding PRA1 family protein F2-like translates to MTTYGTISEEASSNSNSVFVSQAKERIEDGLGTTRPWSEMLQTCHLKLPSSFFGAIQRINTNAKHFRANYVIIILLVLFLSLLGHPISLIILVVMMIAWLYLYFLRDTPLVILRFEMDERLVVISLLLITIGLLVLTNVTYNVIVGMCVALVVVLVHAIMRETEDLFTMDEDVGVVKGFRDVVKVPLRQPGSSSFTLP, encoded by the coding sequence atgaccacATATGGAACAATCTCAGAAGAGGcttcatcaaattcaaactcagtttTCGTTTCACAGGCCAAAGAGCGCATTGAAGACGGTCTAGGCACAACAAGACCATGGAGTGAAATGCTCCAAACTTGTCATCTCAAACTTCCATCTTCCTTCTTCGGTGCAATCCAAAGAATCAACACAAATGCCAAACATTTTCGAGCAAACTACGTGATTATCATACTGCTTGTGCTTTTCCTTAGCTTACTAGGACACCCCATTTCTTTGATCATATTAGTTGTTATGATGATTGCATGGCTGTACTTATATTTCCTACGAGATACCCCTTTGGTGATTTTGAGGTTTGAGATGGATGAGCGATTGGTGGTTATCTCTTTGTTGTTGATCACCATTGGTTTGCTTGTACTTACAAATGTAACCTACAATGTGATAGTTGGTATGTGTGTTGCCTTAGTGGTTGTGTTGGTCCATGCTATCATGAGGGAAACGGAGGATCTGTTTACCATGGATGAAGATGTAGGGGTTGTAAAAGGTTTTAGAGATGTTGTCAAagtccctcttagacaacctggTTCCTCTTCTTTTACTTTGCCTTAG